One Elaeis guineensis isolate ETL-2024a chromosome 10, EG11, whole genome shotgun sequence genomic window carries:
- the LOC105052259 gene encoding pentatricopeptide repeat-containing protein At4g13650-like, with amino-acid sequence MTISCMIKAYISLSSNISHFSPFKPKSSHIYIPLMKYCSSLNPANQPQHVPLQISNLYRRKDPLTFASALAFPSRSNSSLLGTQIHAQIIKLGFSKDIFSQNNLVVVYCKCEVLGHALKLFDEMAEKNLVSWTSMISGLVQNNEHDMGLELYIEMTRSGFYPNEFTLPSVLSSCALIQAISFGHCIHSVALKLGLDRNPFVGSSLLLMYAKWGNIEAAEFVFECIGYRDLACWNAMVEGYALNGYGYYAMRIVTIMHQKGLIADQYTYISALKGCLTMGNLSFGRQIHCMIIQNEFENNTSVMNSLIDMYFRTGMKDSGVKVFGKTKEKDIVSWNTVISGFVQEEDEKQVVDLFSNMLLSGLKPNQVTLSVIFRLCGAKDDLSLGFQFFCFACHLGYLNDVPVVNSLINMFSKCSVVESAYFLFSNLATRNLVTWNEMIQGYNLNGYGLEALQLFHNMVELGIEADEFTYLNVLGAFQGNQETCEQIHAKVIKSGFDSCSFVCSSLINAYSSFGLVGSYFKIFQDIRAVDLVSWGTIISAFLKKGFCCEALSLVNSLRETGQKPDEFILGSAMNACANIALLNQAKCVHSLVIKAGYEKHFCVGSAVIDAYAKCGDINSSKQAFDSVSRDDDAILFNTMISAYSHHGLITDAIELFEKMKRADLYPTHATFVAVISSCSHLGLVEQGQHFFDSISSAYGMCPSEDNFACFVDLLARNGLIEKAKDVIENMPYEPWPAIWRSLLSGCRIYGNKEIGELAAEQILKLMPNNDGAYVLLSNIYAEDGRWEDAEKVRMKMGEKGVQKARGYSIMAT; translated from the coding sequence ATGACCATCTCTTGCATGATAAAAGCTTATATTTCTCTCAGCTCAAATATTTCACACTTCTCACCCTTCAAACCCAAATCATCCCATATTTACATTCCATTAATGAAATACTGTTCTTCTCTGAATCCTGCCAATCAACCCCAGCACGTCCCTCTCCAAATATCTAACCTCTATAGAAGAAAAGATCCACTTACCTTTGCCAGTGCACTCGCCTTCCCTTCAAGGTCCAATTCGAGCCTTCTAGGAACCCAAATCCATGCCCAAATCATCAAGCTCGGTTTCTCCAAAGACATCTTCTCTCAGAACAACTTGGTGGTGGTGTACTGTAAATGCGAAGTTCTAGGCCATGCACTCAAACTGTTTGATGAAATGGCTGAAAAGAATCTTGTCTCGTGGACCTCCATGATCTCTGGATTGGTTCAAAATAATGAACATGACATGGGTCTAGAGCTGTATATAGAGATGACGAGGTCCGGGTTTTATCCAAATGAATTCACCCTCCCCAGTGTCTTGAGTTCATGCGCATTGATCCAGGCCATTAGTTTTGGTCATTGCATTCATTCAGTTGCTCTGAAGTTAGGTTTGGACAGGAATCCCTTTGTTGGTAGTTCACTTCTATTGATGTATGCCAAGTGGGGAAACATTGAAGCTGCAGAGTTTGTCTTTGAGTGTATAGGTTATCGAGACTTAGCTTGTTGGAATGCGATGGTAGAAGGGTATGCACTAAATGGATATGGTTATTATGCGATGAGAATTGTAACTATCATGCACCAGAAAGGATTGATTGCAGACCAGTACACATACATTAGTGCTCTGAAAGGGTGTTTGACAATGGGGAACTTGAGTTTTGGGCGACAAATTCACTGCATGATCATTCAGAATGAGTTTGAAAACAATACTTCAGTGATGAATTCTCTTATCGATATGTACTTTAGAACAGGCATGAAGGACTCCGGTGTGAAAGTCTTTggtaaaacaaaagaaaaagatatagtATCATGGAATACTGTGATATCTGGCTTTGTCCAAGAGGAGGATGAGAAACAAGTTGTAGATTTGTTTTCGAATATGTTACTATCTGGTTTGAAGCCAAACCAAGTTACCTTGTCtgttatattcagattatgtGGTGCTAAAGATGATCTTTCACTAGGATTTCAGTTCTTTTGCTTTGCTTGTCATCTTGGATACTTGAATGATGTCCCTGTGGTCAATTCACTCATAAATATGTTCTCTAAGTGTTCTGTGGTGGAGAGTGCATATTTCTTGTTCAGCAACCTCGCTACTAGAAATCTTGTCACATGGAATGAGATGATTCAAGGTTATAACCTTAATGGTTATGGGTTAGAGGCATTACAACTTTTTCATAATATGGTTGAGCTGGGCATTGAAGCAGATGAATTCACATATTTAAATGTCTTAGGTGCTTTTCAAGGAAATCAAGAAACATGTGAGCAGATCCATGCTAAAGTCATCAAGTCTGGCTTTGATTCTTGTAGCTTTGTTTGCAGTTCACTAATTAATGCTTATTCTAGTTTTGGATTGGTTGGGAGCTATTTTAAGATTTTCCAAGATATCAGGGCAGTGGATTTGGTGTCTTGGGGGACAATTATTTCTGCATTTTTAAAAAAAGGATTTTGCTGTGAAGCTCTTTCACTTGTAAATAGCTTGAGGGAAACAGGTCAGAAGCCAGATGAGTTCATCTTAGGTAGTGCCATGAATGCATGTGCTAATATTGCTCTACTTAACCAAGCTAAATGTGTCCATTCACTTGTAATCAAGGCAGGATATGAAAAGCATTTCTGTGTAGGAAGTGCTGTCATAGATGCCTATGCAAAATGTGGAGATATCAATAGCTCTAAGCAGGCTTTTGATAGTGTTTCAAGAGATGATGATGCCATTCTCTTCAACACCATGATTTCAGCTTATTCACATCATGGCCTAATCACAGACGCCATTGAACTCTTTGAGAAGATGAAGCGTGCTGACTTATATCCTACTCATGCGACATTCGTGGCTGTTATATCATCTTGTAGTCATCTAGGTCTAGTGGAGCAAGGGCAACATTTCTTCGATTCCATAAGCTCAGCTTATGGGATGTGTCCTTCCGAGGATAATTTTGCTTGCTTTGTTGATCTTCTTGCACGAAATGGGCTTATCGAGAAGGCTAAAGATGTCATTGAAAACATGCCATATGAACCTTGGCCTGCTATTTGGAGATCATTGTTAAGTGGTTGTCGGATTTATGGGAATAAAGAGATTGGTGAACTGGCTGCTGAGCAGATCCTTAAGCTGATGCCAAACAACGATGGTGCCTATGTCCTGTTGTCTAATATTTATGCTGAAGATGGAAGATGGGAGGATGCAGAGAAGGTGAGGATGAAGATGGGAGAAAAGGGAGTTCAGAAGGCACGTGGATATAGTATAATGGCAACATAA